The Porites lutea chromosome 7, jaPorLute2.1, whole genome shotgun sequence genome includes the window TACTCCTCGCGCGAAACATTCTACTACTTATAAGGCTTTACAAAAAAAACCCTCTTTATTAATCACACAACTACAATTATAAAAGGCGATAACAAGAGAAATAATTATCACTGGAATGACATAATTTAAGATCAATCCGAAAACTTCAGTCAAAACTTCAAGGAGAGCGGGTTTTATATCTATTAAGAAggaattgaaaatgaaataaccGGCTAAATTTCCAAGCCACAAATCTACGTGAAGACTGAAATTGTTTACAACATTTCGCACGAACGGTATACTAGTTACTACGACGGGCTTAGGCCGACAAAAACATTTATACAATTGACCAAGCAGCATCTCTCGCATAATAACTTACTAAcagtaacaaaaagaaaaaaaaagcgacgGATAACTTCCACTTTTTCTTCATCGCATCAAGTTCGGCGGCTATATATTTACAAAACAGCGATGATTTCTTCGATCGACGGGCGTTTGGCCGGATTGTCCAAGATTGCACGTTTAGCAATTCTGAGGGACATTGCAGTTGCTGTCGGCAGCAAGTCGAGAATGCTTAGAACAATTCTCCCTAAAGAGAAAATGTCAGACTGTATTGACTGCCGTCCACTACCCGCTACAATTTCCGGAGCAATATGCGGGTACCGTTTCTTGTAAGACGTTTGGCTTGAAGCCGTTAAAGCCATCCGTGGTTTCGGATCAGAAATAAAACGAGATTTTCCAAAGTCGATTATTACTGGATTCCACATGTCATTTCGTTTCTCTACCACCACATTGTTTGACTTCAAGTCGTTGTGCAAAATTTGACGCGTGTGGACATGAATAAGCCCTTCGCAAAGTCCCTTTGTAATTTCTATCCACTCAGACTTCTCCAGCTTCTTTTTCTTAATTGCCATGGACAAGGTCacactttttcctttttgtccgTGAAACTGCGTTATTAGCATTAATTGTTCTCCCTTTATCACAGCTCCAAAAAGAAGTGGGAGGTTTCGATGATCTCCTAGATGGTTAACCATCCTTGCTTCGCGTAGTAGGTCACGCTTAACGTCACTCCTTGACTTGTTTGAGTTCATCCTGAACTCCTTTACTGCGACCAGTATGCTCCTGTAATAAGCCAGGTAGCATACGCCGAAGGTACCACAGCCTATGGATTTTTCACTGCGTACAATCTCCACCGGGTCGATTTCTTTTATAACTGAGCTCTCGTCGCGTTTTTTTGGTAGGGTaggcttttcttttttacgcTCACGAGCTTGGTTGATATCCAGGTGGTCATCTTTCGCTTTTTGAACATTGATCAGACCAGCCGGTTTCAAAGCTGCGGCGTTTTTTAGAGCTTTTTCCTGGGCCTTTTTGTTCCTCCACCTCCTTTTCGCATCTTTCCTCACAGCCTTCATGTGCTCTCTGTCCTTTATCTTCTTTCGCTTATTTCTTGCCATCTCATTCA containing:
- the LOC140942569 gene encoding uncharacterized protein — protein: MARNKRKKIKDREHMKAVRKDAKRRWRNKKAQEKALKNAAALKPAGLINVQKAKDDHLDINQARERKKEKPTLPKKRDESSVIKEIDPVEIVRSEKSIGCGTFGVCYLAYYRSILVAVKEFRMNSNKSRSDVKRDLLREARMVNHLGDHRNLPLLFGAVIKGEQLMLITQFHGQKGKSVTLSMAIKKKKLEKSEWIEITKGLCEGLIHVHTRQILHNDLKSNNVVVEKRNDMWNPVIIDFGKSRFISDPKPRMALTASSQTSYKKRYPHIAPEIVAGSGRQSIQSDIFSLGRIVLSILDLLPTATAMSLRIAKRAILDNPAKRPSIEEIIAVL